One region of Solanum pennellii chromosome 6, SPENNV200 genomic DNA includes:
- the LOC107022882 gene encoding ABC transporter G family member 11-like yields MEIDEASEPQGHNGIVVSAHVAWKDVNVMVTLNNGDTRNILEGLTGYAEPGTFTALMGPSGAGKSTLLDALSGRLASNAILSGNILLNGRKAKLSFGTVAFVTQDDTLIGTLTVRETIHYSAQLRLPDRMPLSEKRTLVESTIADMGLQDCADTCIGNWHLRGISGGEKRRVSIALEILMRPRLLFLDEPTSGLDSASAFFVTQTLRCLSRDGRTVIASIHQPSSEVFELFDRLYLLSGGKTVYFGQASEAHQFFAEAGFPCPSFRNPSDHFLRCCNSDFDKVKATLRDSIKFDQFNDDPLNKITTVEAIRSLVDFYRRSQYCYLANEQVEEMSKVKGTVLDSKGSQASFFKQSYILTKRSFVNMTRDFGYYWLRLVIYLVVSVCVGTIYFNVGTTYNSIQARGACAAFIFGFMTFMSIGGFPSFVEDMKVFQRERMNGHYGVIAFVISNTLSAMPFLILIATLSGTVCYFMVRFHPGFSHYLFFVLALYASITAVESLMMVIASVVPNFLMGIVIGAGILGISMVVSGFFRLPHDIPKPVWRYPVSYLTFDFWAIQGQYKNHLKGLIFDNQSPDLPKITGEYALKQTFQIHVNRSKWVDLSVIFSMIIIYRVIFFIMIKINEDVTPWLRGYIARRKMQPNGANQNKTMAQYALA; encoded by the exons ATGGAGATTGATGAAGCAAGTGAACCACAAGGCCACAATGGTATAGTAGTATCTGCTCATGTGGCTTGGAAGGATGTAAATGTAATGGTTACTCTGAATAATGGAGATACAAGAAATATACTAGAAGGACTTACTGGTTATGCAGAGCCTGGAACATTTACTGCATTAATGGGTCCTTCTGGTGCTGGTAAATCTACGTTGCTCGACGCCCTCTCTGGACGTCTTGCTTCTAATGCAATCCTCTCTGGAAATATTCTACTCAATGGTCGCAAAGCTAAGCTCTCATTTGGAACTGTA GCATTTGTAACACAAGATGATACGTTGATTGGAACTCTAACGGTTCGAGAGACGATTCACTATTCAGCTCAATTACGTCTCCCTGATAGGATGCCATTATCGGAGAAACGTACACTGGTTGAGAGCACCATTGCTGATATGGGCTTACAAGATTGTGCTGATACGTGTATTGGAAATTGGCACTTGCGCGGTATTAGtggaggagaaaagaggagggTTAGTATTGCTCTTGAGATTCTTATGAGACCTAGATTACTCTTTCTCGATGAACCAACGAGTGGACTAGACAG TGCCTCTGCATTCTTCGTAACGCAGACGCTACGTTGTCTGTCTAGAGATGGACGGACTGTGATAGCCTCAATTCACCAGCCAAGCAGTGAAGTATTTGAGCTGTTTGACAGATTATACTTGCTTTCCGGAGGCAAAACAGTTTACTTTGGTCAAGCTTCTGAAGCACACCAG TTTTTTGCAGAAGCTGGATTTCCTTGTCCTTCTTTTAGAAATCCATCAGATCATTTCCTCCGGTGCTGTAACTCTGATTTCGACAAAGTTAAGGCAACTCTAAGAGACTCAATCAAA tttgatCAGTTCAATGATGATCCTCTAAACAAGATCACAACAGTAGAAGCAATTCGAAGTCTTGTTGACTTCTATCGCCGTTCTCAGTATTGCTACTTAGCAAATGAACAAGTAGAAGAAATGTCCAAAGTT AAAGGAACAGTGCTAGATTCTAAAGGTAGCCAAGCTAGTTTCTTTAAGCAGTCCTACATCTTAACCAAACGTTCATTTGTTAATATGACAAGAGACTTTGGCTATTACTGGCTGAGACTTGTGATCTACTTAGTGGTCTCCGTCTGCGTTGGAACTATCTATTTTAATGTGGGAACCACGTATAATTCCATCCAG GCAAGAGGTGCTTGTGCAGCTTTCATCTTTGGATTTATGACATTCATGTCCATAGGAGGTTTCCCTTCATTCGTGGAGGATATGAAA GTTTTTCAAAGGGAAAGGATGAATGGGCATTATGGTGTCATTGCATTTGTCATAAGTAACACATTGTCTGCAATGCCGTTCCTTATATTGATTGCAACTCTTTCTGGTACCGTCTGCTACTTCATGGTCCGATTCCATCCAGGATTCTCACACTATTTGTTCTTTGTATTGGCCCTTTATGCCAGTATTACAGCGGTTGAGAGCCTGATGATGGTCATAGCAAGTGTTGTCCCTAATTTCCTCATGGGTATCGTCATAGGGGCTGGCATTCTG GGAATATCTATGGTGGTTTCTGGGTTCTTCAGACTTCCCCATGACATCCCAAAACCTGTCTGGCGTTACCCGGTGTCTTACTTGACTTTCGATTTTTGGGCTATACAG GGGCAATACAAAAACCACTTGAAGGGGTTGATATTTGATAACCAGAGTCCTGATCTTCCCAAGATCACAGGTGAATACGCGCTAAAACAAACATTCCAGATTCACGTGAACAGATCAAAATGGGTGGATCTTAGTGTCATCTTCTCCATGATAATCATCTACCGCGTGATCTTCTTCATCATGATCAAGATCAACGAGGATGTTACTCCTTGGCTCCGAGGCTACATTGCTAGAAGAAAAATGCAGCCGAATGGTGCAAATCAGAATAAGACAATGGCACAATACGCTCTTGCTTAA
- the LOC107023530 gene encoding uncharacterized protein LOC107023530, with protein sequence MLLLFVVFVLGAVTVIAIEAVCVVYLIRWLNRRVAREVDKAKPDGSLSSTENFDFSLYLKQGTVWVLESERIPKALPVDKAVTQQKSKKEILEVTPTQKFAQIKDHHLVFTESDGSQVEIPLKGCIIAAVSASSLSTRKWAKRYPIKIECRASTSCEGSRILYIYLETCWEKEAWCKSLRLASCEDQVKLTWFAKLNIEFQNYLTSLNAGYPSFMKPYSSVSPDLGDKSSKFDGSSSKVRQFLKKLGKKASKSIPENKGSSISTSDHEERKISERAQSLQDLAFAGGGIKLAPTRKPLDFSTKDVVVPSSTSTSAGLGSRSQMSVTSDADSDERIFGDEGTLCWNLLISRLFFDAKRNDQMKTSLQARIQRTLSNIRIPSYIGEVTCTSVNIGNLPPYIRAMRVLPSDMNEFWAFEIDLQYSGDAILEVETRVAVQDLDLPEGGEPETEPGAIHDVKYDLLEGVEQFGKQKHSEVNVDKMDQTKEDGMRSSNSTPNVLPQVSKWKSIFNSVAKQVSQVSLSLGIRIASIQGTMRLYIKPPPSDQIWFGFTSMPDIDIHLDSSVGEHKISSGHLSLFLINRFKGAIRETLVLPNCESVSIPFMLAEKDDWVPRQVAPFLWLNREGAGNNANRQEASSSQPADATRVTEVDKGGTNGNSESKTEIPGKTGWSTQQSKSLDPHALLSVPTHSPETGSTSSNGGSNQAKTKKVGWSALQSKSLDHASLSVPIAQPSTNNQPLEELGAPLLKHEEQQEGHLGSTAENIECKSPSRQLLLLEKNQITGEDDSKSTRLGRRARMLGLGKKMGEKLEERARHIEEKGRNLVERMRGQQ encoded by the exons ATGTTGCTGCTATTTGTAGTGTTTGTTCTGGGAGCTGTAACGGTTATTGCAATTGAAGCTGTGTGCGTGGTGTATTTGATACGCTGGTTGAACCGTAGAGTTGCTCGTGAAGTGGATAAAGCAAAACCGGACGGGTCGCTATCGTCTACTGAGAATTTCGATTTCTCGTTGTACCTGAAACAG GGGACAGTCTGGGTTCTAGAATCTGAAAGAATACCAAAGGCTCTTCCAGTGGATAAAGCCGTGACGCAGCAAAAAAGCAAGAAGGAGATCTTAGAGGTTACACCTACTCAGAAATTTGCGCAAATCAAGGATCATCATCTCGTATTTACAGAGTCAGATGGTTCCCAAGTAGAAATTCCACTGAAAGGTTGCATAATAGCAGCTGTTTCAGCGTCAAGCTTGTCCACTAGAAAATG GGCGAAAAGATATCCTATCAAAATAGAGTGCAGAGCATCAACTTCATGTGAAGGAAGTAGAATACTGTACATTTATCTTGAGACATGTTGGGAGAAAGAAGCATGGTGCAAATCCCTTCGTCTTGCTTCCTGCGAGGACCAAGTGAAACTTACGTGGTTTGCCAAGTTGAACATAGAGTTTCAAAATTACCTGACGTCATTAAATGCAGGTTATCCTTCATTTATGAAACCGTATTCAAGTGTTAGTCCTGATTTAGGTGATAAATCAAGTAAGTTTGATGGTTCCTCATCAAAAGTTCGGCAATTTCTGAAAAAGCTTGGCAAGAAAGCTTCTAAGAGTATTCCAGAAAACAAAGGAAGCAGCATTTCAACGTCTGATCATGAAGAAAGGAAGATAAGTGAGAGAGCTCAATCCTTACAAGACCTTGCTTTTGCTGGTGGAGGTATCAAGTTGGCTCCAACACGAAAACCTCTTGATTTTTCTACTAAGGACGTTGTAGTGCCTTCATCTACATCAACATCTGCTGGATTAGGAAGCCGGAGTCAAATGTCAGTTACTTCTGATGCGGATTCTGATGAGAGAATTTTTGGTGATGAAGGAACTCTTTGTTGGAACTTGTTGATATCCCGTTTGTTTTTTGATGCTAAAAGAAACGACCAGATGAAAACCTCTTTGCAAGCCAGGATTCAG AGAACGCTGTCAAATATACGAATTCCTAGCTACATAGGCGAAGTGACATGTACTTCTGTTAATATTGGTAACCTTCCTCCCTACATACGTGCAATGAGGGTTCTTCCCTCGGACATGAATGAGTTTTGGGCCTTCGAAATTGATCTTCAGTATTCTGGTGATGCAATCTTGGAGGTCGAGACGAGGGTAGCAGTTCAGGACCTTGATTTACCTGAAGGTGGTGAACCAGAAACAGAACCCGGTGCTATTCATGATGTGAAATATGATTTACTAGAAGGGGTTGAGCAGTTTGGAAAACAAAAGCATTCTGAAGTGAACGTTGATAAGATGGACCAAACCAAGGAAG ATGGGATGAGAAGCTCCAATAGCACACCAAATGTGTTGCCTCAAGTTTCTAAGTGGAAGTCTATCTTTAATTCTGTTGCCAAGCAGGTCTCACAG GTATCACTCTCTCTGGGGATAAGGATCGCATCCATTCAAGGAACTATGAGGCTCTACATAAAGCCACCACCTTCAGATCAAATATGGTTCGGATTCACATCGATGCCCGATATAGATATCCACTTGGACTCTTCCGTTGGGGAGCATAAGATCTCAAGTGGGCATCTCTCTTTGTTCCTAATCAATCGGTTCAAG GGTGCTATTCGTGAAACACTGGTACTTCCAAACTGTGAAAGTGTATCCATCCCATTTATGTTAGCAGAGAAGGACGATTGGGTCCCCCGACAAGTTGCCCCATTTTTATGGCTGAATCGAGAAGGTGCAGGTAATAATGCGAACAGACAAGAAGCATCCAGCTCCCAACCTGCGGATGCAACACGAGTCACTGAAGTTGATAAGGGAGGTACCAATGGTAATTCTGAAAGCAAAACTGAAATTCCAGGAAAAACAGGATGGAGTACTCAACAAAGCAAGTCATTGGATCCACATGCATTATTATCAGTTCCTACGCATAGTCCAGAAACAGGAAGCACCTCTAGCAATGGCGGAAGCAATCAAGCGAAGACGAAAAAAGTTGGATGGTCTGCCCTGCAAAGCAAATCACTGGATCATGCGTCTCTATCAGTTCCTATAGCACAGCCTAGCACAAATAACCAGCCTTTGGAAGAATTGGGAGCACCATTGTTGAAGCATGAGGAACAGCAAGAGGGTCATCTCGGAAGCACAGCGGAGAACATAGAATGCAAGTCACCTTCTCGACAACTGTTACTacttgaaaaaaatcaaattactgGAGAAGATGATTCAAAGTCTACAAGATTAGGGAGAAGGGCTAGGATGCTTGGTTTGGGGAAGAAAATGGGGGAGAAACTGGAAGAAAGGGCACGTCACATAGAAGAGAAGGGGAGAAATTTAGTTGAGAGAATGAGGGGACAACAGTGA
- the LOC107023278 gene encoding 40S ribosomal protein SA-like isoform X1: protein MATQDVRTLSTKEADIQMMLAAEVHLGTKNCDFQMERYAFKRRNDGIYIINLGKTWEKLQMAARVIVAIENPQDIIVQSARPYGQRAVLKFAQYTGAHAIAGRHTPGTFTNQLQTSYSEPRLLILTDPRTDHQPIKEAALGNIPTIAFCDTDSPMRYVDIGIPANNKGKHSIGVLFWILARMVLQMRGAINQGPKWDVMVDLFFYREPEEAKEQEEEVPAIADYADYSASAALGGDWTSSQIPEAQWTADTAAPPVGGGWAGDGAADGGWDAAAAPAPVPLPVPDIAPTSGATGWE from the exons ATGGCGACGCAAGATGTAAGGACTCTTTCGACTAAAGAAGCTGACATTCAGATGATGTTGGCTGCTGAAGTTCACCTCGGTACTAAGAATTGTGACTTCCAAATGGAGCGATACGCTTTCAAGCGCCGTAACGATG GTATCTACATCATCAACCTTGGAAAGACATGGGAAAAGCTTCAAATGGCTGCCAGGGTGATTGTTGCTATTGAGAATCCTCAGGACATCATTGTTCAATCTGCCAGGCCTTATGGACAGAGAGCTGTCTTGAAATTTGCTCAATATACTGGTGCACATGCTATTGCTGGACGTCACACCCCTGGAACTTTTACCAATCAGCTTCAGACCTCATACAGTGAGCCACGACTCTTGATTCTCACTGATCCAAGAACTGACCATCAG CCAATCAAGGAAGCTGCACTTGGGAACATCCCAACTATTGCTTTCTGTGACACTGATTCTCCAATGCGTTATGTTGACATTGGTATCCCTGCCAATAACAAAGGAAAGCACAGCATTGGTGTTCTTTTCTGGATCTTAGCAAGGATGGTACTCCAGATGCGTGGGGCCATTAATCAAGGACCTAAATGGGATGTTATG GTTGATCTCTTCTTTTACAGAGAGCCTGAAGAGGCAAAGGAGCAAGAAGAGGAAGTGCCAGCAATTGCAGATTATGCAGACTACTCTGCTAGTGCTGCCCTTGGTGGTGACTGGACTAGTAGCCAAATCCCTGAGGCGCAATGGACTGCAGATACTGCAGCACCTCCAGTAGGTGGTGGTTGGGCTGGAGATGGAG CAGCTGATGGCGGATGGGATGCAGCAGCTGCCCCTGCACCAGTTCCTCTACCAGTACCAGATATTGCCCCTACCTCTGGTGCTACAGGCTGGGAATGA
- the LOC107023278 gene encoding 40S ribosomal protein SA-like isoform X2, with translation MATQDVRTLSTKEADIQMMLAAEVHLGTKNCDFQMERYAFKRRNDGIYIINLGKTWEKLQMAARVIVAIENPQDIIVQSARPYGQRAVLKFAQYTGAHAIAGRHTPGTFTNQLQTSYSEPRLLILTDPRTDHQPIKEAALGNIPTIAFCDTDSPMRYVDIGIPANNKGKHSIGVLFWILARMVLQMRGAINQGPKWDVMVDLFFYREPEEAKEQEEEVPAIADYADYSASAALGGDWTSSQIPEAQWTADTAAPPVGGGWAGDGADGGWDAAAAPAPVPLPVPDIAPTSGATGWE, from the exons ATGGCGACGCAAGATGTAAGGACTCTTTCGACTAAAGAAGCTGACATTCAGATGATGTTGGCTGCTGAAGTTCACCTCGGTACTAAGAATTGTGACTTCCAAATGGAGCGATACGCTTTCAAGCGCCGTAACGATG GTATCTACATCATCAACCTTGGAAAGACATGGGAAAAGCTTCAAATGGCTGCCAGGGTGATTGTTGCTATTGAGAATCCTCAGGACATCATTGTTCAATCTGCCAGGCCTTATGGACAGAGAGCTGTCTTGAAATTTGCTCAATATACTGGTGCACATGCTATTGCTGGACGTCACACCCCTGGAACTTTTACCAATCAGCTTCAGACCTCATACAGTGAGCCACGACTCTTGATTCTCACTGATCCAAGAACTGACCATCAG CCAATCAAGGAAGCTGCACTTGGGAACATCCCAACTATTGCTTTCTGTGACACTGATTCTCCAATGCGTTATGTTGACATTGGTATCCCTGCCAATAACAAAGGAAAGCACAGCATTGGTGTTCTTTTCTGGATCTTAGCAAGGATGGTACTCCAGATGCGTGGGGCCATTAATCAAGGACCTAAATGGGATGTTATG GTTGATCTCTTCTTTTACAGAGAGCCTGAAGAGGCAAAGGAGCAAGAAGAGGAAGTGCCAGCAATTGCAGATTATGCAGACTACTCTGCTAGTGCTGCCCTTGGTGGTGACTGGACTAGTAGCCAAATCCCTGAGGCGCAATGGACTGCAGATACTGCAGCACCTCCAGTAGGTGGTGGTTGGGCTGGAGATGGAG CTGATGGCGGATGGGATGCAGCAGCTGCCCCTGCACCAGTTCCTCTACCAGTACCAGATATTGCCCCTACCTCTGGTGCTACAGGCTGGGAATGA